A single genomic interval of Danio aesculapii chromosome 5, fDanAes4.1, whole genome shotgun sequence harbors:
- the si:dkey-1k23.3 gene encoding heat shock protein beta-1: MADAKSPQYCQDVSWIPLSCRWPSVIFNQHFGLPPLLEPRDLSWMEDIFRRLGTSSWPGYVRSAFLAPLLQAQGPAVFSKPHRELSGGVSEVAAETCMWKISLDVNHFAPAEISVKIQHGFLEIAGKHEERQDGHGFIARSFTRKYNLPGGIEVENLQTSLSADGILTVQAPFPSMPLPADVIIPIQVETGAQTIAGKQQDGDKPQDGIKPESFDGKTPESSVSAGHPDSGKVTERDQHTVSDVDPSREAQPQSIAEAASGISVSEREQVGEPIDGREKDKEARFQETVEGIQRDGESADKPQAPATPDTITSEQAEQAEVIQLGDLEGEEGCTGPAVVREEQSTFGQSQKLFNPQLVLQKKIDAGKM, from the exons ATGGCGGATGCTAAATCACCTCAATATTGTCAAGATGTATCCTGGATCCCCCTGAGCTGCCGGTGGCCCAGTGTAATTTTTAACCAACATTTCGGCTTGCCTCCGTTATTGGAGCCCCGAGACCTCAGCTGGATGGAGGATATCTTCAGGAGGCTGGGAACGTCGTCCTGGCCTGGGTACGTGCGCTCGGCTTTTCTCGCCCCGCTGCTCCAGGCCCAGGGACCGGCCGTCTTCTCGAAGCCGCACCGGGAGTTGAGTGGAGGAGTGTCGGAAGTGGCCGCTGAGACGTGCATGTGGAAAATTAGTTTGGATGTCAATCACTTCGCTCCCGCAGAGATCAGCGTTAAAATACAACATGGCTTTTTGGAAATTGCAG GAAAGCATGAGGAAAGACAAGACGGGCATGGCTTCATTGCTAGAAGTTTCACTAGAAAATACAA TCTTCCAGGTGGCATTGAAGTTGAAAACCTCCAGACAAGCCTGTCTGCTGATGGCATCCTTACAGTGCAAGCACCCTTTCCCAGCATGCCCCTCCCTGCTGATGTCATTATCCCCATCCAG GTGGAGACGGGGGCGCAAACCATCGCAGGAAAACAGCAAGACGGTGACAAGCCTCAAGACGGCATTAAACCAGAATCATTTGATGGAAAAACACCTGAATCCTCAGTCTCAGCTGGGCATCCAGATTCTGGAAAGGTCACCGAAAGAGACCAGCATACTGTATCTGATGTAGATCCATCCAGAGAAGCACAACCCCAGTCCATCGCAGAAGCTGCATCTGGTATCTCTGTGTCTGAAAGAGAGCAGGTCGGTGAACCCATAGATGGCAGAGAGAAGGATAAAGAAGCCAGATTTCAGGAGACGGTTGAGGGCATCCAGCGAGACGGAGAGTCTGCAGACAAGCCTCAGGCTCCTGCGACTCCAGACACCATCACCTCCGAGCAAGCAGAGCAGGCAGAGGTCATCCAGCTTGGGGATCTGGAGGGGGAAGAAGGATGTACAGGCCCCGCTGTGGTGAGAGAGGAGCAATCAACCTTCGGGCAAAGCCAGAAGCTGTTCAACCCTCAACTGGTGCTCCAAAAGAAAATTGATGCAGGGAAAATGTAG